In Desulfobulbus oralis, one DNA window encodes the following:
- a CDS encoding ISL3 family transposase encodes MQIKTILNRIQVHKGFVYGPASLHELAGRLMLELEIRPRKGSRPVCSGCGKVCPGYDTQAQRRFEFVPLWGIAVFFLYAMRRVNCPDCGVKIERVPWAKGKSHLTTTYAWFLAGWAKRLSWLELARAFHTSWENVFRSVRMAVEWGLAHRDLTNVLAIGADEICWRRRKDKFVTLVYQLDQGKRRLLWIGRDRTTKTFRGFFDWFGPQSCQHLRFICSDMWKPYLRVIAEKAPDALNVLDRFHIMSHLSKAIDEIRAHEANELKSQGKEPLLAKSRWCLLKRPENLTDTQVDKLGELLACNLRTVRAYLLKEDFQRFWAYSSPAWAGKFLDAWCTRTMRSRLNSMKKVAKMLRVHRPLLLNWFQAQGEIALGCVEGLNNKAKVITKQSYGFRTYDGLEIALYHGIGDLPVPKATHRFC; translated from the coding sequence ATGCAAATCAAAACTATACTGAATCGGATCCAGGTCCACAAAGGTTTTGTGTATGGCCCTGCCAGCTTGCATGAGCTGGCAGGGCGGCTGATGCTGGAATTGGAGATCCGGCCACGCAAAGGGAGCCGGCCAGTCTGCTCCGGCTGTGGCAAAGTTTGTCCTGGCTACGATACCCAGGCCCAGCGCCGGTTTGAGTTTGTCCCCCTGTGGGGAATCGCGGTCTTCTTCCTCTATGCCATGAGACGAGTCAACTGCCCCGATTGCGGCGTCAAGATCGAGCGGGTTCCCTGGGCAAAGGGGAAAAGCCACCTGACCACCACCTATGCGTGGTTCCTCGCCGGATGGGCGAAGCGTCTTTCCTGGCTGGAGCTTGCAAGGGCCTTCCACACCTCGTGGGAGAATGTTTTCCGCTCGGTCAGGATGGCCGTGGAGTGGGGGCTGGCGCATCGCGATTTGACGAATGTCCTGGCCATCGGCGCCGACGAGATCTGCTGGCGCCGACGCAAGGATAAGTTTGTCACCCTGGTCTATCAGCTTGACCAGGGGAAAAGGCGGCTGCTCTGGATCGGCCGCGACCGTACCACCAAGACCTTCCGGGGATTTTTCGACTGGTTCGGGCCACAGAGCTGTCAACACTTGCGGTTTATTTGCAGCGATATGTGGAAGCCCTACCTGCGGGTCATTGCGGAGAAAGCTCCTGATGCGCTCAACGTTCTTGACCGTTTCCATATCATGTCCCACCTGAGCAAGGCCATTGACGAGATCAGGGCGCATGAGGCCAACGAGTTGAAAAGCCAAGGAAAAGAACCGCTCCTGGCCAAAAGCCGCTGGTGTCTGTTGAAACGGCCTGAAAACCTGACCGACACCCAGGTGGACAAACTCGGAGAACTGCTTGCCTGCAACCTCAGAACCGTCCGCGCTTACCTGCTTAAGGAAGATTTTCAGCGATTCTGGGCGTACAGTTCCCCGGCCTGGGCCGGCAAATTTCTTGATGCCTGGTGCACAAGAACCATGCGCTCCAGGCTCAACTCTATGAAGAAGGTCGCCAAAATGTTGAGGGTTCATCGCCCTCTTTTGCTCAACTGGTTTCAAGCACAAGGCGAGATCGCTCTCGGGTGTGTGGAGGGTTTGAACAACAAGGCCAAAGTGATCACAAAACAATCCTATGGTTTTCGGACGTATGATGGCTTAGAAATAGCATTGTATCACGGAATTGGTGACTTACCTGTCCCAAAAGCTACCCACAGATTCTGCTGA
- a CDS encoding helix-turn-helix domain-containing protein, translating to MREEKAHIEAVIRQKKVHEHNQRRRPTPIGNNHLTATERESILCLRVQGYGIRKIAGALNRSPALPGPVL from the coding sequence TTGAGAGAAGAAAAAGCCCATATAGAGGCAGTTATTCGCCAGAAGAAGGTTCACGAGCACAATCAGCGAAGGAGACCGACACCCATAGGCAACAACCACCTTACAGCAACAGAGCGAGAAAGTATACTGTGTCTTCGTGTTCAAGGATACGGAATTCGCAAGATCGCCGGAGCCCTGAACCGAAGCCCTGCGCTTCCCGGGCCAGTACTATGA
- a CDS encoding IS5 family transposase (programmed frameshift), whose product MSQLFYLSAEQLERIKPFFPRSHGIPRVDDRKVISGIIYVIKHGLQWKDAPREYGPYKTLYNRFLRWSQMGIFNNIFTELAKTAGQDGQVMIDATHLKAHRTAASLLKKGLFSRCIGRTKGGLNSKLHALCDAHGRPLAMKLTAGQVSDYKGAALLMDAIDALPETRALLADRGYDADWFRDALRTRGITPCIPPRRSRKRPCSYDQNLYKQRHKIEIMFGRIKDWRRIAMRYDRCAHTFFSALCLAASVIFYLD is encoded by the exons ATGAGCCAACTTTTCTACCTTTCTGCCGAGCAACTCGAACGTATCAAGCCCTTCTTTCCACGTTCACATGGTATTCCGCGGGTCGATGACCGGAAAGTCATCAGCGGCATCATTTATGTCATCAAACATGGCTTGCAGTGGAAGGACGCGCCGCGCGAGTATGGCCCTTATAAAACGCTCTACAATCGTTTTTTGCGTTGGAGCCAGATGGGCATCTTCAACAACATTTTTACCGAATTGGCAAAAACAGCGGGACAGGATGGCCAGGTGATGATCGATGCGACCCACCTCAAGGCGCATCGTACCGCCGCCAGTTTGCTCAAAAAAGGGCTCT TTTCCCGCTGCATTGGACGCACAAAGGGCGGGCTGAACTCCAAACTCCATGCCCTTTGCGACGCTCACGGCAGGCCCCTGGCCATGAAGCTCACGGCAGGCCAGGTAAGCGACTACAAAGGAGCCGCCCTGCTTATGGATGCCATAGATGCTTTGCCTGAGACCAGGGCGCTGCTGGCGGACCGTGGTTATGACGCCGACTGGTTCCGTGATGCCCTGCGTACCAGAGGCATTACGCCCTGCATCCCGCCCAGAAGGAGCCGAAAGAGACCCTGCTCGTACGATCAAAATCTGTATAAACAGCGGCACAAGATCGAGATCATGTTTGGCAGGATCAAGGACTGGCGGAGAATAGCCATGCGTTATGACCGCTGCGCACATACCTTCTTTTCAGCTCTGTGCCTCGCGGCTTCCGTCATATTCTATCTCGATTAA
- a CDS encoding DUF4288 domain-containing protein gives MTIKTGLNKMSWYTVSIIISCRLKGYDQGVFPVYENFTLFEADSSKQAYEKAKKYAEEYVAIDDNLRLNGKPAYWKFEGIRKIIEIRDHLSDELDVDLPHNGVEVSYSYMEVNSEQELMKLANGDAVVIKYIDAADDWGEK, from the coding sequence GTGACCATAAAAACAGGTTTGAATAAAATGAGTTGGTATACAGTGAGTATAATAATTTCTTGCCGTTTAAAAGGTTATGACCAAGGAGTATTTCCTGTTTATGAGAATTTCACTTTATTCGAAGCTGATTCGAGCAAACAGGCATATGAAAAAGCAAAAAAATATGCTGAAGAATATGTAGCCATTGACGACAATCTCCGGTTAAATGGGAAGCCTGCATATTGGAAATTTGAAGGAATACGTAAAATTATTGAAATAAGAGATCATTTATCTGATGAACTCGATGTTGATTTACCGCACAATGGAGTTGAGGTTAGCTACTCCTACATGGAGGTTAATAGTGAGCAAGAACTGATGAAACTTGCTAATGGTGATGCTGTTGTTATAAAGTATATTGATGCCGCAGATGATTGGGGTGAAAAATAA
- a CDS encoding RHS repeat domain-containing protein, which yields MSLSVGYGYDEATGELSSITYPSGTVLQYSYDAAGRISGLRFGEHDLARDIRYLPFGPVTGMRLGGVNLSRSYDQRYQASRIQAGDLDYVYTRNAAGQVTESKGLAVPAVESGSESYSIDAASNQLTVRAGKNYSYDAAGRLLSDGIRSFGWDALGRLKTVRRNGQELAGYGYDSQNRRVRKTVGAKTTYYLYDLESRLLAEIAGSGRVLREYVWLGQEPLALREYEVRSGLYFYINDHLGTPQRLITGEGTVVWQAAALPFGRTQVQLGTVQNNLRFPGQYFDAETGLHYNWNRYYDPETGRYLSPDPIGLEGGLNLYAYVDNDPVNWVDPWGLTPAGTLIGGAVGGALGGWGGSVLGGIAGGAGGTFALPGGGTIAGGITGAQVGGSIGATGGAIAGAWVGDKISDLLSDPMEMAKGGKQNIDNEYVRKVQMTRPVDPCFYLRELYNQTCDAQERKKLNKL from the coding sequence ATGAGCCTGAGTGTGGGCTATGGCTATGACGAGGCCACCGGCGAGCTGAGCAGCATCACCTATCCATCGGGCACGGTGTTACAGTACAGCTATGATGCGGCGGGGCGGATCAGCGGGCTTCGTTTTGGAGAGCACGATCTGGCCCGTGATATCCGGTATCTGCCCTTTGGTCCGGTCACGGGCATGCGGCTGGGCGGGGTGAATCTGAGCCGCAGCTATGACCAGCGCTATCAGGCAAGCCGCATCCAGGCAGGGGATCTGGACTATGTCTATACGCGGAACGCGGCCGGCCAGGTGACAGAGAGCAAAGGACTGGCCGTGCCTGCTGTGGAATCGGGCAGCGAGAGCTACAGCATCGATGCGGCCAGCAATCAGCTGACCGTGCGTGCCGGAAAGAACTACAGCTACGATGCGGCGGGCCGTCTGCTGTCGGACGGCATCCGGAGCTTCGGCTGGGATGCGCTGGGTCGTCTGAAAACAGTCCGGCGGAACGGTCAGGAGCTAGCCGGCTACGGCTATGACAGCCAGAACCGTCGTGTTCGGAAGACCGTGGGTGCGAAGACCACGTACTATCTGTATGATCTGGAGAGCCGGCTGCTGGCGGAGATTGCCGGGAGCGGCAGGGTACTGAGGGAATACGTCTGGCTGGGGCAGGAGCCCTTGGCGCTTCGGGAATACGAAGTCCGGTCTGGCCTGTACTTTTACATCAACGATCATCTGGGCACACCGCAGCGGCTGATTACAGGAGAGGGCACAGTGGTCTGGCAGGCGGCCGCCCTGCCCTTTGGCAGGACCCAGGTTCAACTCGGCACGGTGCAGAACAATCTGCGCTTCCCGGGCCAGTACTTTGACGCCGAGACCGGGCTGCACTACAACTGGAACCGCTACTACGACCCGGAGACCGGAAGATATCTCTCCCCAGACCCCATCGGTCTGGAAGGCGGACTCAACCTCTATGCCTATGTCGATAATGATCCGGTGAACTGGGTGGATCCTTGGGGGTTGACTCCAGCGGGTACCCTTATTGGAGGAGCTGTTGGCGGTGCTCTTGGAGGATGGGGCGGTTCTGTTCTCGGTGGGATCGCTGGAGGGGCTGGCGGCACCTTTGCTTTGCCTGGTGGGGGAACGATTGCAGGCGGTATTACTGGGGCGCAAGTAGGTGGATCTATTGGCGCTACTGGAGGGGCAATAGCAGGAGCATGGGTGGGAGATAAGATAAGTGATTTATTATCAGATCCAATGGAAATGGCCAAAGGTGGCAAACAAAATATTGACAATGAATATGTAAGAAAAGTTCAAATGACTAGACCTGTAGACCCATGTTTTTATTTACGAGAATTATATAATCAAACGTGCGATGCACAAGAAAGGAAAAAATTAAACAAGCTATGA
- a CDS encoding RHS repeat protein: protein MFSDYGPSGKPGKIIDASGLETSLSYNFRGDVLSRSVGNLVTTYSYDGAGRLQGLSLPGGRRLSYSYSGGRLASITDALGNAITYSYDGLGRQSARELRDPENRLRYSLRFAYDQAGNLAKRMYGDNSEEQFAYDPVANLVRAVDPLGVVSEYGYDGLRRRLTEKRAGEQIAGYGYDSQDNIIGVTDARSHVTTSVYDDFGRERQVASPDAGTNASVYDEAGNLLSRSNALGERAEFFWDALNRPVRLQWPGAARAVAFSWD, encoded by the coding sequence GTGTTCAGCGACTACGGGCCTTCGGGCAAACCCGGGAAGATTATTGATGCCAGCGGGCTCGAGACGAGCCTGAGCTACAACTTCCGGGGCGATGTGCTCAGCCGCAGCGTCGGCAATCTGGTGACCACGTACAGCTACGATGGGGCCGGACGTCTTCAGGGACTGAGCCTGCCGGGCGGCCGCAGGCTGAGCTACAGCTACAGCGGGGGGCGGCTGGCCTCGATCACCGATGCCCTGGGCAATGCCATCACTTACAGCTACGATGGTCTGGGTCGGCAGAGCGCCCGGGAGCTGCGCGATCCGGAGAACCGCCTGCGCTACAGTCTGCGTTTTGCCTATGATCAGGCGGGGAACCTGGCGAAAAGGATGTATGGGGACAACAGCGAGGAACAGTTTGCCTATGATCCTGTGGCCAATCTGGTTCGCGCGGTGGATCCTCTGGGAGTGGTCAGCGAATACGGTTATGATGGGCTGCGGCGGCGGCTGACGGAGAAGCGGGCGGGCGAACAGATCGCGGGCTATGGCTATGACAGTCAGGACAACATCATTGGTGTGACGGATGCGCGCAGCCATGTGACCACGAGCGTATACGACGACTTTGGCCGTGAGCGGCAGGTGGCCTCACCGGATGCGGGGACGAATGCATCGGTCTATGACGAAGCCGGGAATCTTCTGAGCCGGAGCAATGCCCTGGGCGAGCGGGCGGAGTTCTTCTGGGACGCGCTGAACCGTCCTGTGCGTCTGCAGTGGCCGGGGGCTGCGCGGGCCGTGGCGTTCAGCTGGGATTAG
- the tnpA gene encoding IS200/IS605 family transposase, translated as MDKYAYRKGSHSIYSLKVHIVWITKYRKPVLFGDVAVRLRDLIREICRSMDIDILKGHVSKDHVHLFVSLSPQISVSKLVGRIKGKTSRKLLAENRRLSGQFWGRHLWGRGYFAASSGNVTDDVIMQYIAEQDLEERVHDDDFTLAP; from the coding sequence ATGGATAAGTATGCGTATCGCAAAGGCTCGCATTCAATTTATTCCCTCAAGGTCCATATTGTATGGATTACCAAGTATCGCAAACCGGTTCTCTTTGGAGACGTGGCCGTGCGTTTACGGGATCTGATACGAGAAATATGCCGATCCATGGATATAGATATTTTGAAAGGGCACGTCTCCAAAGATCATGTGCATCTGTTTGTTTCGCTTTCTCCACAGATTTCTGTGAGTAAATTGGTTGGCCGCATAAAAGGGAAAACCTCACGCAAGCTGCTTGCAGAAAACCGACGTTTGTCCGGGCAATTTTGGGGCCGTCATCTGTGGGGTCGCGGATATTTTGCCGCCAGTTCAGGCAATGTCACAGACGATGTCATCATGCAATATATTGCAGAGCAGGACCTGGAGGAGCGAGTCCACGATGACGATTTTACCCTGGCGCCATAA
- a CDS encoding IS5 family transposase (programmed frameshift): MSQLFYLSAEQLERIKPFFPRSHGIARVDDRKVISGIIYVIKHGLQWKDAPREYGPYKTLYNRFLRWSQMGIFNNIFTELAKTAGQDGQVMIDATHLKAHRTAASLLKKGLFSRCIGRTKGGLNSKLHALCDGHGRPLAMKLTAGQVSDYKGAALLMDAIDALPETRELLADRGYDADWFRDALRTRGITPCIPPRRSRKRPCSYDQNLYKQRHKIEIMFGRIKDWRRIAMRYDRCAHTFFSALCLAASVIFYLD; this comes from the exons ATGAGCCAACTTTTCTACCTTTCTGCCGAACAACTCGAACGTATCAAGCCCTTCTTTCCACGGTCACACGGTATTGCGCGGGTCGATGACCGGAAAGTCATCAGCGGCATCATCTATGTCATCAAACATGGCCTGCAGTGGAAAGATGCGCCGCGCGAGTATGGCCCTTATAAAACGCTCTACAATCGTTTTTTGCGTTGGAGCCAGATGGGCATCTTCAACAACATTTTTACCGAATTGGCAAAAACAGCGGGACAGGATGGCCAGGTGATGATCGATGCCACCCACCTCAAGGCGCATCGTACCGCCGCCAGTTTGCTCAAAAAAGGGCTCT TTTCCCGCTGCATCGGACGCACAAAGGGCGGGCTGAACTCCAAACTCCATGCCCTTTGCGACGGCCACGGCAGGCCCCTGGCCATGAAGCTCACGGCAGGCCAGGTAAGCGACTACAAGGGAGCCGCCCTGCTTATGGATGCCATAGATGCTTTGCCTGAGACCAGGGAGCTGCTGGCGGACCGTGGTTATGACGCCGACTGGTTCCGTGATGCCCTGCGTACCAGAGGCATTACGCCCTGCATCCCGCCCAGAAGGAGCCGGAAGCGACCCTGCTCGTACGATCAAAATCTGTATAAACAGCGGCACAAGATCGAGATCATGTTTGGCAGGATCAAGGACTGGCGGAGAATAGCCATGCGTTATGACCGCTGCGCACATACCTTCTTTTCAGCTCTATGCCTCGCGGCTTCCGTCATATTCTATCTCGATTAA
- a CDS encoding RHS repeat domain-containing protein, translating into MFSDYGPSGKPGKIIDAGGLETSLSYNFRGDVLTRSVGNLVTTYSYDGAGRLQSLSLPGGRRLSYSYSGGRLASITDALGNAISYSYDGLGRQSAQELRDPENRLRYSLRFAYDQAGNLAKRMYGDNSEEQFAYDPVANLVRAVDPLGVVSEYGYDGLRRRLTEKRAGESIATMAYDGRDNIIGVTDARSHVTTSVYDDFGRERQVASPDAGTHASVYDEAGNLLSRSNALGERAEFFWDALNRPVRIQWPGSVRPVELIWDQDTAGRLTGIQEEEFERRFGYDGLGRVTQERVSREGVSLSVGYGYDEATGELSSITYPSGTVLQYSYDAAGRISGLRFGEHDLARDIRYLPFGPVQGMQLGGVNLSRSYDQRYQASRIQAGSLDYVYTRNAAGQVTESKGLAVPAVESGSESYSIDAASNQLTVRAGKNYSYDAAGRLLSDGLQSFGWDALGRLKTVRRNGQELAGYGYDSQNRRVRKTVGASTTYYLYDLESRLLAEIAGNGRVLREYVWLGQEPVALREYELRPGLYYYINDHLGTPQRLITGEGTVVWQAAALPFGRTQVQLGTVQNNLRFPGQYYDAETGLHYNWNRYYDPDTGRYLSPDPIGLDGGLNLYAYVENDPVNLVDPEGLAAMLNPYAPSPLKKFEALMAAGKYKEALEFAEIMGLSASSIVAAKAALDRTKRECGDDPCSQHEKICVGTAKTVEAHNYGTSSKGHHMHPGVCSNLADKINKANAAGCGNKPGVIYAKGVFNAVCSRDWSGQYPNNTPKFPPYN; encoded by the coding sequence GTGTTCAGCGACTACGGACCTTCGGGCAAACCCGGGAAGATTATTGATGCCGGCGGGCTCGAGACGAGCCTGAGCTACAACTTCCGGGGCGATGTGCTCACCCGCAGCGTCGGCAATCTGGTGACCACGTACAGCTACGATGGGGCCGGACGTCTTCAGAGTCTGAGCCTGCCGGGCGGCCGCAGGCTGAGCTACAGCTACAGCGGGGGGCGGCTGGCCTCGATCACCGATGCTCTGGGCAATGCCATCAGCTACAGCTACGATGGTCTGGGTCGGCAGAGCGCCCAGGAGCTGCGCGATCCGGAGAACCGCCTGCGCTACAGTCTGCGTTTTGCCTATGATCAGGCGGGGAACCTGGCGAAAAGGATGTATGGGGACAACAGCGAGGAGCAGTTTGCCTATGATCCTGTGGCCAATCTGGTTCGCGCGGTGGATCCTCTGGGAGTGGTCAGCGAATACGGTTATGATGGGCTGCGGCGGCGGCTGACGGAGAAGCGGGCTGGAGAAAGCATTGCCACCATGGCTTATGACGGCCGGGACAACATCATTGGTGTGACGGATGCGCGCAGCCATGTGACCACGAGCGTGTATGACGACTTTGGCCGTGAGCGGCAGGTGGCCTCACCGGATGCGGGGACGCATGCATCGGTCTATGACGAAGCGGGAAACCTTCTGAGCCGGAGCAATGCCCTGGGCGAGCGGGCGGAGTTCTTCTGGGACGCGCTGAACCGTCCTGTGCGTATCCAGTGGCCGGGGTCTGTGCGGCCGGTGGAGCTGATCTGGGATCAGGATACGGCTGGGCGTCTGACGGGGATACAGGAGGAGGAGTTTGAGCGGCGCTTCGGCTACGACGGTCTGGGCCGGGTGACGCAGGAGCGGGTGAGCAGGGAGGGTGTGAGCCTGAGTGTGGGCTATGGCTATGACGAGGCCACCGGCGAATTGAGCAGCATCACCTATCCATCGGGCACGGTGTTACAGTACAGCTATGATGCGGCGGGGCGGATCAGCGGGCTTCGTTTTGGAGAGCACGATCTGGCCCGTGATATCCGGTATCTGCCCTTTGGTCCGGTGCAGGGCATGCAGCTGGGCGGGGTGAATCTGAGCCGGAGCTATGACCAGCGCTATCAGGCAAGCCGCATCCAGGCTGGGAGTCTGGACTATGTCTATACGCGGAACGCGGCCGGTCAGGTGACAGAGAGCAAAGGACTGGCCGTGCCTGCTGTGGAATCGGGCAGCGAGAGCTACAGCATCGATGCGGCCAGCAACCAGCTGACCGTGCGTGCCGGAAAGAACTACAGCTACGATGCAGCCGGCCGTCTGCTCTCTGACGGGCTGCAAAGCTTCGGCTGGGATGCGCTGGGTCGTCTGAAAACAGTCCGGCGGAACGGTCAGGAGCTAGCCGGCTACGGCTATGACAGCCAGAACCGGCGGGTTCGCAAGACCGTGGGCGCAAGCACCACGTACTATCTGTATGACCTGGAGAGCCGGCTGCTGGCGGAGATTGCCGGGAACGGCAGGGTGCTGAGGGAATACGTCTGGCTGGGACAGGAGCCTGTGGCGCTTCGGGAATACGAACTCCGGCCTGGGCTGTACTACTACATCAACGATCACCTGGGCACGCCGCAGCGACTGATTACAGGAGAGGGCACAGTGGTCTGGCAGGCGGCCGCCCTACCCTTTGGCAGGACCCAGGTTCAACTCGGCACGGTGCAGAACAACCTGCGCTTCCCGGGCCAGTACTATGACGCCGAAACCGGACTGCACTACAACTGGAACAGGTACTACGACCCGGATACGGGAAGGTATCTCTCGCCAGATCCCATCGGCCTCGATGGCGGACTCAACCTCTATGCCTATGTGGAAAATGATCCGGTGAATCTGGTCGATCCGGAGGGGTTGGCTGCTATGCTTAATCCATATGCTCCTAGCCCCTTGAAAAAATTCGAAGCATTGATGGCTGCCGGCAAGTATAAGGAGGCTCTCGAATTTGCAGAAATCATGGGATTATCAGCATCTTCGATAGTTGCAGCTAAGGCAGCATTAGATCGCACCAAGCGAGAATGTGGTGATGATCCATGCAGTCAACATGAAAAAATCTGTGTGGGAACAGCTAAAACCGTTGAAGCACACAACTATGGAACATCCTCAAAAGGTCATCATATGCACCCTGGCGTATGTAGTAATTTGGCAGATAAAATAAACAAAGCAAATGCAGCAGGATGTGGCAATAAGCCTGGCGTTATTTATGCAAAAGGTGTTTTCAATGCTGTTTGTTCGCGTGATTGGTCTGGTCAATATCCTAATAATACACCAAAATTTCCTCCATATAACTAA
- a CDS encoding RHS repeat domain-containing protein, with protein MELIWDQDTAGRLTGIQEEEFERRFGYDGLGRVTQERVSREGVSLSVGYGYDEATGELSSITYPSGTVLQYSYDAAGRISGLRFGEHDLARDIRYLPFGPVQGMQLGGVNLSRSYDQRYQASRIQAGSLDYVYTRNAAGQVTESKGLAVPAVESGSESYSIDAASNQLTVRAGKNYSYDAAGRLLSDGLQSFGWDALGRLKTVRRNGQELAGYGYDSQNRRVRKTVGAKTTYYLYDLENRLLAEIAGSGRVLREYVWLGQEPVALREYELRPGLYFYINDHLGTPQQLITADGTVVWQAAYLPFGRTQIQLGTVQNNLRFPGQYFDAETGLHYNWNRYYDPETGRYLSPDPIGLEGGLNLYAYVENDPVNLVDPEGLAAYKSVEGHLILGGGLLEIECCTEDGKGLKHLYGKICLGVAFEVSGGGGKAFNSDNKSCSNPAKNLLGSELGGSYVIGAEGSVTVDTGGGGVSGSGGLGVSGGKVGIGAKATSCYYRLINTIPSDQKCKCD; from the coding sequence GTGGAGCTGATCTGGGATCAGGATACGGCTGGGCGTCTGACGGGGATACAGGAGGAGGAGTTTGAGCGGCGCTTCGGCTACGACGGTCTGGGCCGGGTGACGCAGGAGCGGGTGAGCAGGGAGGGTGTGAGCCTGAGTGTGGGCTATGGCTATGACGAGGCCACCGGCGAATTGAGCAGCATCACCTATCCATCGGGCACGGTGTTACAGTACAGCTATGATGCGGCGGGGCGGATCAGCGGGCTTCGTTTTGGAGAGCACGATCTGGCCCGTGATATCCGGTATCTGCCCTTTGGTCCGGTGCAGGGCATGCAGCTGGGCGGGGTGAATCTGAGCCGGAGCTATGACCAGCGCTATCAGGCAAGCCGCATCCAGGCTGGGAGTCTGGACTATGTCTATACGCGGAACGCGGCCGGTCAGGTGACAGAGAGCAAAGGACTGGCCGTGCCTGCTGTGGAATCGGGCAGCGAGAGCTACAGCATCGATGCGGCCAGCAACCAGCTGACCGTGCGTGCCGGAAAGAACTACAGCTACGATGCAGCCGGCCGTCTGCTCTCTGACGGGCTGCAAAGCTTCGGCTGGGATGCGCTGGGTCGTCTGAAAACAGTCCGGCGGAACGGTCAGGAGCTAGCCGGCTACGGCTATGACAGCCAGAACCGGCGGGTTCGCAAGACCGTGGGTGCGAAGACCACGTACTATCTGTATGATCTGGAGAATCGGCTGCTTGCGGAGATTGCCGGGAGCGGCAGGGTACTGAGGGAATATGTCTGGCTGGGGCAGGAGCCGGTGGCGCTTCGGGAATACGAACTCCGGCCTGGCCTGTATTTCTATATCAACGATCATCTGGGGACCCCGCAGCAGCTGATTACTGCGGATGGCACAGTGGTCTGGCAGGCGGCCTATCTGCCCTTTGGCAGGACCCAGATTCAACTCGGCACGGTGCAGAACAACCTGCGCTTCCCGGGCCAGTACTTTGACGCCGAGACCGGGCTGCACTACAACTGGAACCGCTACTACGACCCGGAGACCGGAAGGTATCTCTCTCCAGACCCCATTGGCCTGGAAGGAGGACTCAACCTCTATGCCTATGTGGAAAATGATCCGGTGAATCTGGTCGATCCGGAGGGACTGGCTGCTTATAAAAGCGTGGAAGGTCATTTAATTTTAGGTGGTGGTTTGCTTGAGATTGAATGCTGCACTGAAGATGGCAAAGGATTAAAACACTTATATGGAAAGATATGTTTAGGCGTAGCATTTGAAGTAAGTGGTGGTGGTGGAAAAGCTTTTAATAGTGATAATAAATCATGTAGTAATCCTGCAAAAAATTTATTGGGCAGTGAACTTGGAGGATCTTACGTTATAGGTGCAGAAGGATCTGTGACTGTGGATACAGGTGGTGGTGGTGTTAGTGGCTCTGGAGGACTTGGTGTAAGTGGCGGTAAAGTTGGTATTGGTGCAAAAGCTACAAGCTGTTATTATAGACTTATTAACACTATACCATCTGATCAGAAGTGCAAATGCGATTGA
- the tsaE gene encoding tRNA (adenosine(37)-N6)-threonylcarbamoyltransferase complex ATPase subunit type 1 TsaE translates to MSDAVSDTVALQVAQADLPTLSRFAEALAPVLEAGDVLLLYGELGAGKTTFTRLLAAALGVPGDEAASPSFALVHEYRGRLPLYHMDLYRLSGPDEVEDAGLLEYFAPSALTLVEWPERLGAWLPASHLALRLAQDPPGLVNLTLSPHGAAWLRRRSLLRHIAPS, encoded by the coding sequence ATGTCCGATGCCGTGTCCGATACAGTCGCGTTGCAGGTAGCGCAGGCCGATCTGCCGACTCTGAGCCGTTTTGCCGAAGCGCTCGCTCCGGTGCTCGAAGCGGGGGACGTGCTGCTTTTGTACGGTGAGCTGGGCGCGGGCAAAACCACCTTCACCCGTTTGCTCGCGGCGGCCCTGGGGGTGCCCGGTGACGAGGCGGCAAGCCCCTCCTTTGCCCTGGTGCACGAATATCGGGGCCGCCTGCCCCTGTATCATATGGATCTGTATCGACTCTCCGGCCCAGATGAGGTGGAAGACGCCGGCCTGCTGGAATACTTTGCGCCCTCTGCCCTGACCCTTGTGGAATGGCCGGAGCGGCTGGGCGCCTGGCTGCCCGCAAGCCATCTGGCCCTGAGGCTGGCCCAGGATCCGCCTGGTCTCGTCAACCTGACTCTGAGCCCACACGGCGCGGCCTGGCTGCGCCGCCGTTCCCTTCTTCGGCACATTGCGCCATCCTGA